In the genome of Stomoxys calcitrans chromosome 4, idStoCalc2.1, whole genome shotgun sequence, the window TTCTGTTTCGAGGCGATCTCAATGATTGGAGGTTTTCTTTTCaattggaaaagaaaagccagaaATCTAAATCTTGTTTTTAAGATTATGCGGAAAATTTGTTgaaacaaattcaaattcaaaaaatgtTGCGAAAATTTTCATTAGCTCATTAACCCCTGATCTTCGATTTTCTtgtccgatattgatgaaatttcatatgtaTACGTTGTATTTTCTAAttctgttttaaaaattttcataaatgtttaattaaagacaattttttatatttttctaaagGTCGATACTACGATCAACTTCATTTTTGGCTACTTATTTTTGTAACGATTCTAGTTTGTAGACACATTTCCTTTTAGGAAAAACACGAAATCTTTTGAGAATGGCTATTTCAATTCATGATTtcagttttaaaaatttgaaacaggaatccgaacatatacaaaaaaaattatcgggttcaatcacaaaattgattgatccacttattttttttatttgaaaacgcTCTACTcacgaaaaaaataataacaattacACTTTTTGAAAAGGatgattgaaaaaattgtatattcaattaaaaaaaaattaaaaaaaaaacgtttttgaaatttccaattcattttttaattcatccaatgaaaaaaattattgaaattttctaaatatacaataaaatttttcattgattctattaaaaatatgcaaatgctatattaaaatttttccgaaATGCGCGCTGTTGGGGATAAATTACATGCATCCCAACAGAAAAACATTCATATAGAATATATTGTAATTACATTGATGCTAAAAAAAGCCGTTTTGCCATCATAatgcaacaaaaatttaaattgcgtctacaaatttaaaaaggtaGTCGAAGGACTGGGGAAattttgggcctaaaaaagttagcaaatcaattaaaaaataaagaaagaaattGCTGCCTAGaccaccaaattttttttctttttgtcaatCGATTCTTTCgccaattcaatgaaaacagctgttttccctttataaaatcagctgtattgaaaattttttaggattaaaaaaaatgattgaatcacagaattttttaattaaaaatttcaatgacaatcgtaattgaaaaaaaaatcagatttaGTTAAAAAAATGCTGAATAAATTAATGTTGAATTGAAAATGAGAAATATTTCTTTGCCATCGTAATAAAACAAAGTTCACGTTTAATTACCAagtgattgaatcaattaattttcaaattaaaatctcctaaatttcaatcacgatcgcaATTGAAAAAAGtagaattcaattaaaaaatgtttttgtcaaCTAATATTTTAGTTGAAAACATttctattttcaattaaatttttaattcaaaaaaattgcGTGAAATAATTTCTGTGTATTTACAatgttttcaattgaaaatttcaatcagtttttttgtttgaatcaattaaaataaaaaattaattagataTTTCAAAActttcaatcaatttttttaattggatcaattaaaatacaattggaaatttcaaaaattttcgatCATCAATCAACAACCTTGAAAAAGTTGCCCACAAACATTAGCAATATTGCTGAGATCTGGCAACATTACATCTTTAGCGCTGTTGGATGGTTTACACAGGTTATTCACGGATAGCACTCTCGCTAACATTAGATGTGTTCGTGTACTCAAAAATGTGTGGTTTGTTACTGAAAGtagttcgcgtactttatttgcgaGCAGAAGATAGGGTTAACACGTTTATTATCATAAATCATTtggtttgcaaattttgcaatttacatcATGGATGCAAATTTTTACCAGAAAAATTACGCAAACAGACCTATTATAACATTGTAGTGGTAAATTGTCGATAGCGTCTTTCCTTCATTCCACTAAAATTCGTAACAGTAGATGCCTGGTTGCCAAGTTACCAAATTCCAAAGTACCAACTCACCAACCACATTCAACCACCACTCATTTAATATTTCTCGTCCAAAGTGTAAGCATTGAATTTTAATGTAACAGGGCGGAGTATTTTCACCAAAGAAACTGGTGCACAAACGAATAATTTGCTAAGTATTTTTTCGCCcctcttttttttttagtttgcatttctacaaaacaacaaaatggcTCTTGGTTCCGatgcaattttccaaaaaatgatTGATGGCATTAAGGGCAATGAGGCCAAAGCCAAAGCTGTGAACGGTGTTTTCTTATACAAAATCACCAAGGATGGCAAAGTTGTCAAGGAATGGAGTAAGTATGGACAATGGCATGACTGTTGAcagataaaaagaaaataaatgtttcgcaaaatttaaagcgataAATAAATGCATGGGGACAAAGGGCGTTTTCTCACATTGCCAAATTGTAATAACATACAAATTTGCTTAAACAAACATAGACTAAACTGCGACTATTAGAACAGACTAGCATGACTTGACGAAATATTCAGCTCGATGTAGAGAAAATGGAATTTTAATTCActgttttgttttacaaaaccTTTAGCTTTGGACTTGAAGAATGCTAAAGTCTACGAGGGACCTGCCCAAGGCGTTAAAGTTGATACCACCCTTACAGTCGCCGATGACGATATGGTTGATATTGGCTTGGGTAAGTTGAACCCACAAGCCGCTTTCATGAAGGGCAAACTCAAGATTGCCGGTAACATCATGTTGACCCAAAAATTGGCTCCTCTATTGCAACAAGCTAAGGCTAACTTGTAAAATGACCACATCACAATCAACTCTTCGCCACCTGCTTtagattttttatataatattagAATTATAATAATTAAGTATGATCAATGGTTTGTCTTGTTGTTTTCTCTACCAAAAACTAAGGGGAATTGTATGTATGTTGTATAAAAATTAGTGATATTATTCTTTCCTCCTCTGTAAATGTGtaataaattgtattttttatacctACTTAAAACTCGAAAATGACATTGGACTTTGCAACATCGAGATATGGAAAATTTGCAGTTGATTGTAGAGTAAAAAGTGATAACTAAATGGAAAGggaaaaggttttttttattcACTTTTTCTGTGTTCAATTAGCCAGTAGTATTGGGATAAGATTACCAACTAATCTTATCCGTATAAAGTTGGAAATCCTATGTACATATTAGAAAACACGCACGTTACTAAGCAATGCTAGGCTACATTAAAAAGGTTAGAGGTTTTAAATAGAGATTTGGCTAAACTTTGAGCTGATAAGGGCCTTCTTTGATATTTGAGACGATTTTCTGGAAACTTTAGGGATGTTCAGGTACAATACGTAGGAGTTAAAAGATAAGCCAACTGTGGTAATTAATTAAGGGGTCAAAAAACCGACAAGagtttagaaaaattaaattgtatatttttattggGACACCTAACAAATGTTTGAAGGAATATTATTAAGGGGTCTCAATATAATTTTACCAGTTTATAATAAGAGTATAGAACCAATAACAATATTTTAAgacaaatataaaatattgttgTTTGAATAATAAAGGTCGATTATAAAATTATCAACATAACAAATAATATAGTCAAATTCGTCTAAACTAAATACTTTTTTTGCCAATACCACGGCAGAGCAATAAGTGATAGTTTTTGGTGAAAAGATGCAATGAGCGAAATAAATGTGAAGCGAATCCATTAACGGATAGTTTACcatttttggaaattatttAGTTTGTAAATTCATCGTCTGCGAGTATTGTGGTCTAGTAGACGGTACTTAAAGAAAACTCCCACTATTAAATTCTTTTTCAAATCCAAGGGATTGGGAGTTTGTGTATTGTAGCACCAAGACACAAGAACTTCTAAATCGTTCCCACAGCAAAAGAAAAGCAGAAACGTACAGCTCGTCTAAGCCGCTGTTTGAAATtccaatcccatgacagccggttggaCATACCAGATtcacccgatggaatccttgaCCCGCAAAGGCTGTCGCCAGTGTATACAAcgcactgctacaataacaaccacACCCACGGTAAAATAATGTAAGTAGCCTTCTATATAGATGGTTGTAAAATTTtggtgcaaatttgcccatgattcCATTAATGACATAGTACATCATTAacgtcaccagcattaggaggggaaaaccaccgctaaaatgtttttctgatgttcttgccaggatttgagcGCAGGCATTCGCTTCGAGTAGGTATGTAAACGCTATCAGATTAAGTGGCgccaaccaaatttgaagacgaataTCGATTTATGCACAACAATCACCCCGTTATGACCTGTCATAACATGCTGATAAACTAATGCAAAAAACTATTTTGACACACGCTGAGTATAAAGTTGAGGAAAAAGATACTTTAAAACATCTACCGTCAGTATGCCCAGTGTACAGCACTAGCAATTAGAAGGAGGACCACTTTAGTTTCTCGGTATGCAGACTGCCACTATAGTCTAATCCGAACTAACCTTTATACAAATCGCGCCACAGCATTACAAATCAGTgggaatttattttcaattatggCATTTTTGTTCGGCGCGAGGTCGTGTGTTCGATTCCCACCTGAGGACTGGTTTGTCGCTACCATGGGATCACAATTAATTCATTGCAATAATgatattggggctggggtgcTACTGTTGCGTATATTTCCGCCGAAGGGGTAACATAGTCCAACGACGAGGACGCCAAGTGCGACTACAACGACGCACTGCTGCcgcagcaccttgcaacatattcagtgctaCTATACTCCTGTAGTGACATAAGGCCACAGCAAGATCCCAAATGCaaccactccatgcaccggttacacctcaccgactgatgatggaggcggttctggcaaaccaaacAGTACCAGAGTCCGGGCCAGAAGCGtgtggagaaggcactccgggatgtgcctctctcatgacgaaaaaaggacgagcACGTAAACTGAGGtggcagctcttgccgatgaaggactaaATGCGATCATCAACGCTACATCATGCCATCCCGACTGCACCAAAAAGGGTGCGATAGGTGGTAATGGCGAAACAACTATCATGCCATAAGTTGATATCGCAGCAACAAGGCATACATGCATGCTTTGCATCTGTCAGTATTGTTAGTTTTGataatatttgatatttgaaaaagaaaaaacccaaaaatgtttgtttacaTGTTATATGCGTCAAACGGATATTTGATAAAATGGTCGAGGCACCCTAAAACCTTTTTCCCTATTTTGTCGTTAaggtttttatgatttttatggaactaaaaaacctggggccgaattaccgcatacgtgaacgagaAAAAACAGTTAGAAATCTCCATTATGAATTATGTACCTCTTTTTTGAACGAAAATGTTTGAAATCTAAGAACGCAAATTTATTAATCAAGTGTTATTTACAAAGCTTACACATACAAATTTATATACAAGTGGTATAACACCCATTAGATACGagatgaaattttatttgatacGAAGGCGCACTCGATCAAGTACGCTGTAATTGGGCccctgtatatatatagttCGGCCGTGCCGGGTAATAAATCCGACGTTTATGTGTTTAAGCCCTAAATCAATTGATCCatctttttatatgacagctatatgctaATATGGTCCAGTTGTATGCTAGTCCAATcccagaggcctttctacgcttatgtaCAGTGACATcattaaatcatcttagaattttacgaccatccgaaatatatatgcatactttgtagggttggatgtggatattttgatgtgttacaaacggaatgactaaatgaatatacccgtaTCCTACAGATTTTTGCGGTATCTATGGTACATCAATATGgtaatttgatgtgttttttACACTATAAGGGTGGTACTATGTTAGATTTTCGCAAAGTACTAACCATAGGGCCAAAACAAAATGAGTGCGttaagctttgtttttgagcatcGCGTTGCAAAAATACACCTCCGCacaaaaattccacaaaaaagacaagagagaaaaaatgttcaaccttGACGCTTGAAAGCGAGCGTCATTCTGCGTTGCCACACGTAAAGTATTtttttagtcgtcaaagttaaaaattgttaagCTTTTGAGAGTTacttttttaaacatttgtttgcagagttgctttTGTCAACTTTAAGAAATATATAAGTAATAAGATGGAAGCAGGGTGTGTAAACAAATGCAGGCGACTGAACACGAGACGTTAACGGTTGCATGTTGTTAACGGTATTCCGATGAATACCTTAATCAAAATTTCGCCTGCATATGTAAGGCAATTTATATATCGTCGCCATCAAATAAATCATTATTTCGTGCACAAAGAAGATCAGGAAACAATAGCTCGGATACGACTATAATTGTTCAATTCCTCACACCATTTTAGAATAAATACATCTTTAAAATAATGACGCAGTATAGAAAACACAACAGTAGCCATTTATGTCTTCATCACATTAGCTTTGAATCCAATCATGGTATATGCATAAACGAAAACCTGACCACCATGAAAGCAAAGATAAATTTCCTCAATATATTCTTACCATGGTCTTAACTATGATAAAGTTTATCTTGATGGCGATCCAATTGCACTGGATTTTCGTCGGTTTTTTCGTCAATGCGATAATATTGCTTATATTTTTTGGATTAGTACCTCCCTCCTAATTTTCTATTGTTTATGTACTTttataatattattattaattgttcattcaaaagaaaattaacTACGATGGCCGCATTGCCAATCACAtctattaatgttttttttaaataatacagAGTTCCAAAAACGATGTTTTAATATGATTAGAATTTTGACTAAACAGAAGTCAGGCTTGAATATATGGCACATAAATGCTCAAGGAGGGACTTGAGCAATCCGAAGTTGACATAGTCTGCGTCTTCGAACCCTGGTTTAATCCATCTATAACAGATAGCATGATTTGCATGCAAGAATACTGTGTGCTTAGAAATCATCGGAGCTCAACGGGAGGAGGAGTAACGGTGTATGTAAAGAAAAGCTTGCCATATAAAGTTGTCTTTCAgtcaaataaaacagaaaaaatggaATTTATCTTTATTGAACTGGAAATTaaccacaaaaaaaatcttattggTTGTGCTAATAGACCGAATCGGCATATTCCCTACGACACCTTTATTAAGTTAATTAAAAACTTATCAATCCATTATGATGATGTCATTATTGCGGGTGATTTCAATTCAAATATTCTAAATGAAAGCCATTTTTAGACTCTCAACCCGTTTGGAATATATTTCGTAAATTGTGTAACAATCAACCCACAACACCATTGCAACGAACTACTCTTCGTTTGATTGGTTTCTAGTAGCATATTCTAACAAAGTCCAGCTATATGATCAAGTAAGTGTGCCTTGTTTCTCCACACATGAACATTAACTtcataaatgaaaaatttttacagcTGTTAAACTGTTCTGTGCCGCTTTGTGTCAGGAAGCCTCAAAACGTAAACAATTGCTGGTTTAGAAGGGACATTAGAAAAATGATAAACAAAAGAGACTTGACATATTGTCGATGGAAGAGGTTTAAAACCGGACAACTTCATAATGCATTTTGGGCGTCAACTGattcaaaatgcaaatgcaagaCAATCTGAGAAACAGATGTTGGAATTATAATACCCGGGATTAAAAGAAAAGCATTCCGTGATAAGCTGAACgcatttattccaaatttcccaTTTTTCTCAGCGTTCGAAAATGTTACTGAAATCAGCCACATGGTCACATCTGCCGCTCCAAATTTCCTTGAGTTTATTGATTTTGAATTTTCTTGCGTTCAACCAGATGACGTATACAAAAGCTACATGACTATTAAATCAAATGCAGTTGAATGGGATATACTACACTATTTTAACTACGAGACAATATCCATCTGGGTGGTAGCACTCAAAAGTGATACAAATCTCTAAATCGAATAATGGAAGTGATTACTGTCCCATATCGATTCCACCTTTTCTTTCGAAGGCTTTtagaaaaataatgaataaccAAATCTGTCAAAACCTTAATCAATTCGACCTTTATCAAGTATACAATCTAGATTTAGACCAAAACACAGCTGTGTTACCACCTTAAATGGTGTAACGGAAGACATAAGATCAAATATGGATGCTGGATTAGTTACCTGTTTAGTTCTTTTGGATCCTTTCAAAGCCTTGGACTGTATCAATCACGATGTATCTAGATATATGTCCTTTATTAACAATTAGAGTATATcaaatatattacaataaaataggcCCAATTGTAAATTGTTCAGAGTGAACATAGGGCATCGAACTCTATCGTTGGCCAACTCTCTTTTCGTACAGCGGATTCATGTGTTTTTCGGGCGTCCCCTTCCTCGCTGTCCTTGCGGGTTCCAGTCTAGGACATAATCGCGCGGTCGGCttaggatatgacccaaccaagtcaACTTTTTCCAccggatttctacatcgacgGGGAAAGTGTTTGTTCATATCTGcaattctttatttgaaatatggtttggccagaaaattcgaagtTTTTATCGTAGGTAACTAATTATGAAAACTAGGACTTTATGAAAACATCTGGCTTATGTATTATGAGAGATGTCACCGCATCTTTCAAACTCACGGTGTGCATATTTTGCCACCTCTACAGTAATACTGATTTCCAACTACCTCCGTAAACGGTCattgtaatattgggttgcccaaaaagtaattgcggatttttcatacagtcggcgttgacaaattttttcacagcttgtgactctgtaattgcattctttcttctgtcagttatcagctgttacttttagcttgctttagaaaaaaagtgtaaaaaaagtatatttgattaaagttcattctaagttttattaaaaatgcatttactttcttttaaaaaatctgcaattactttttggacaacccaatagaatatgtAATGTGTCACCCGATGCAGCTAAAAAGGCGTGTACCACAAGTTTCGATCTTGGGTGCTCTGTTATTTTCAATGTACGTAAATGATCTGTCATCTCGTCTTAAATAATTAAATCTTCATGTATATGCTGATGACGTACAACTTTACCATAGCTGCCCTATGAAAGGCAAAAAATCATGGCATTCTAATGAACAAATCTCTCACATGGACTGATCATATCATTGGGGcgtctgaaaaattttttagaatgcTAAAAGCAGTGGTCTTCTTCTGGCCAAATCATACATATTGCATGTTCTGTTCTATGGAAGGCGTGCAAGAAGACTTGAGACAATTTACAATGCATTGATCTCGGAATCCCTTTTCGACATGAAATTTAAAGatatgtataaaaattgtatactACTTCATAAAATAATAAACGACGGAAGTCCAAAAAATCTATACCAAAAGCTACAGTTTGGGGGAACAAAACGAAGAATGTTAAGAGTCTAGTCTCGATATCGCGTATTAATATCATAATGGAAATGTTTGTGAATGCAATCCGTTTGTGGAACTCTCTGCACGATGCAATCCTTAGGCAACGCAAAGAGCTTCAAGCAATTTTTAActaaatattttcgaaaaaatacacacgttttaataaaatttagaatttgtTCCCCTTTTTATCACTCtgatatataaatattgttATACTCTATTATCTCTAATACACACCGATGTGCGTATCAAAACCTACTTATTGTGAACAACTTTATTTCCATTGTAACCTATAGTATATCTATAATTATAAGGTTATTGTAGTCTTTTTGTTtgcgaaaacaaaaatatataactcAAATCAATCAAATACTCTTATATGTATAAAATGTATATTCTCCACCAATTAGTTAGTTTTTTAAATATGTACTTCATAGTTCCCTTTTCGGTTTCGGTTATTTCATGCCATGTCGGGCTTATGCGATTGTCTGTGTATTTGTGAGTGTCATATGCAATTCTGGTGGCATGCGTCTGTTTTCTATAATAGCATAACTTAACAACAATTACATGCTGCGACAACagttgcagttgcagctactccatagggagcattccactatccacagcCTGTGAACGCACCcagtagctcacagctaagcttctcgtgataacgaagaacaatacatagattggagctcaaagttccagcctgtgtgatgatCATAGTTATCCCGCCCGGGTACCAAAAGAGTGTaaacaacaaacattttgaaatgaaattaagaCATTTTGTGGAGATGACACGATGGAAATGCAAAAACACAGCCAAGCAGTGTCTATACCAATGAATTGCGTATATTACATTGTAAGCTATGTATTACCAGGTTAAGGTTGCGAACTTAAGTAGTTAGTCGCTGCGCTCGGAAAAATTTAGTCTATTCGTTCTTTAAGGGCGAGAAGACTCAGGCGGAACCGTAAATAATACTCATTGGTTAGAGTTTTCTCCATTCAGACCCTAGAGTGGCCTGGAATGACGAGAGGGCTGAAGAGAGTCCAGCCGCGCAAATGGATTATCATTTAGGTTAGGTtcttgaatttatttttatccgattttgctgaaatttggtacagtgagtcgacttaggcccctcgatactTGCGTCGAGTCAATCGGTCGGATTATATTAGATATATATGGtgtgttgtattagacccttagTGTGTGGTTTTTAGTatagtgagtagtttttggCACCTCAACATCTTTACCCAATGGAGAccaatacatacatattttcccGTGAACATTCCTTTCTTTTTcacaaatgttaacaaaattttaataagtgtgggtattcaaagtttttacttgttttaagttatttttatgttttgtatggtatattaggtctgttcgtgtacttttccagtaaacatTTGCCAGTAACAATTTTCAGGATAATAAGCGCtattttacttttctttaaaaaatttgccagCAAAATTATACGAAAGacttccagtagaaatttgcagaaCAACAGCTGTTGGGGTAAAATTGCAATTCGATTTGATAAATTTTCTGTACCAGAATAATAGCTGCTGACTTGACTCTTGTTAAAAAGTCaattataatgaaataaaagtaAACATTACAAATAAACACTAAATTTTTAGTTATTAATTAATGTTTATGCTTTTTGgtgttagcttttgtattttcataaaataactGATTTTTACACAACATAGTTACAAAATTCTGGTGGCAAAAAActcccagcagaaatttgcaagttCTCAATTTACATAGTTTCAAAATTTActctctctcgcgctctcttctacaaataaagtacgcgaatgactttgtgcaaattttttggtATATTGTTTAAAAAACTAATAACTGTTACAAGAAGATGGCGTGTATTAAATTTAGTTTACAATTTTGGTCAGCTGGGAggaaatttggtaggttttttgaaaaattgttggtcggattttttttgttttggcaacTCTATTTATATTCGTATTCGGATTAGTTTGAAAAACTGCGTTTTTTGGCTACATTTTCATGCAGTGAGCCAataaaaagcaatttttatcaTTAGGCACTCTCAGATGTcggacaaatttttatttttccaattgttgtaaaagtgtgctatgtaTATGCCGGATTGTATCCAGATCTAAGTACGCCACAACATGTTTCGGATTTGCCTATAGTGATCCGGATGTTTGATTTGGAAGTTTGCTTTGAGATAATATTTGAATGGCGGCACCGCTCCTCCCCTAAGGGAGCTTGTCAATAGTGTTCCAAGGTAGCTTGTCCTTTTTGGAATACACGAACAAAAAGACATTTCAAACAAGATTTAAGAAAACATACCCCATTTCTCGGGGCATACATATTCCGCTTTCAAAAATCGCTCTACAATTTCTGTAAACATTTTAACACTTTTCGATAAGCTACACTCTTCAAGCCatattaaaagttttaaaaacatCCGCTTAATcgataaatattattattattttttaatgtatGTGTATTCCTtcccaaaatattttctaacTTAAGAAGTTTTCTAAGATTTTTTTAAGGCGAAGATATTATTATCTCACAACTTTCAttctatttctctttcgagtttTCGTTTACTAAAATATTGTTACTTACCTTTGAGTTACATTTTTGATCTTTCCAAATCTTTGACGACAATACAAATTCCATATGTTTCATACGCCATAGCGGTTTGAACAATACCTGATAAATGCACATGGATGGCTCAAGCATGGTAGCGAGAGGACCTCTAACAGTGTATTGCAACGACAAAATATCCCAGCCGATATCTCCTTCGCATGGAGACATTATTCGAACATCCAAATGATTAAGAATTTCAGGATCATC includes:
- the LOC106090669 gene encoding SCP2 sterol-binding domain-containing protein 1, yielding MALGSDAIFQKMIDGIKGNEAKAKAVNGVFLYKITKDGKVVKEWTLDLKNAKVYEGPAQGVKVDTTLTVADDDMVDIGLGKLNPQAAFMKGKLKIAGNIMLTQKLAPLLQQAKANL